One Streptomyces sp. RPA4-2 genomic window carries:
- the tyrS gene encoding tyrosine--tRNA ligase, translating into MTDIVDELKWRGLIALSTDEDALRKAFADGPVTFYCGFDPTAPSLHLGNLVQILTMRRIQRAGHRPLGLVGGATGLIGDPKPNSERTLNSPEVVAEWVERLRAQIAPLLDFEGPNAAVMVNNLDWTQGMSAIEFLRDMGKHFRVNKMIAKEAVSRRLNSDAGISYTEFSYQILQGMDFLELYRRFGCTLQTGGSDQWGNLTSGTDLIHRVEPEAVVHALGTPLITKADGTKFGKTESGTVWLDPEMTTPYAFYQFWLNADDRDVSKFLRIFSFRSHEEIEDLERQTEERPQARAAQRALAEELTTLVHGAGQTAAVIAASRALFGQGELAELDAKTLAAALSEVPHIQVAELGPAVDLFAEVGLVASKSAARRTVKEGGAYVNNTKVTAEDAVPAQEDLLHGRWLVLRRGKKNLAAVEVTGA; encoded by the coding sequence GTGACGGACATCGTCGACGAACTGAAGTGGCGGGGGCTGATCGCCCTCTCCACTGACGAGGACGCATTGCGCAAGGCGTTCGCGGACGGTCCCGTCACGTTCTATTGCGGCTTCGACCCGACCGCGCCCAGTCTGCATCTCGGCAACCTCGTGCAGATCCTCACGATGCGCCGGATCCAGCGGGCGGGCCACCGCCCGCTGGGCCTGGTGGGCGGTGCCACGGGTCTGATCGGTGACCCGAAGCCGAACTCCGAGCGCACGCTGAACTCGCCCGAGGTCGTCGCCGAGTGGGTGGAGCGGCTGCGCGCGCAGATCGCCCCGCTGCTGGACTTCGAGGGCCCGAACGCCGCGGTGATGGTCAACAACCTGGACTGGACCCAGGGCATGTCGGCCATCGAGTTCCTGCGCGACATGGGCAAGCACTTCCGGGTCAACAAGATGATCGCCAAGGAGGCCGTCTCGCGGCGGCTCAACTCCGACGCGGGCATCAGCTACACGGAGTTCAGCTACCAGATCCTGCAGGGCATGGACTTCCTGGAGCTGTACCGGAGGTTCGGCTGCACGCTGCAGACCGGCGGCAGCGACCAGTGGGGCAACCTCACCTCGGGCACGGACCTGATCCACCGGGTCGAGCCGGAGGCCGTGGTGCACGCGCTCGGCACTCCGCTGATCACCAAGGCGGACGGCACCAAGTTCGGCAAGACGGAGTCCGGCACGGTCTGGCTGGATCCCGAGATGACCACGCCGTACGCGTTCTACCAGTTCTGGCTGAACGCGGACGACCGGGACGTCTCCAAGTTCCTGCGCATCTTCAGCTTCCGGTCCCACGAGGAGATCGAGGACCTGGAGCGGCAGACCGAGGAGCGTCCGCAGGCCCGCGCGGCACAGCGCGCGCTCGCCGAGGAGCTGACCACGCTGGTGCACGGCGCCGGCCAGACGGCCGCCGTGATCGCCGCGTCCAGGGCCCTGTTCGGCCAGGGCGAGCTGGCGGAGCTCGACGCGAAGACGCTGGCCGCGGCCCTCTCCGAGGTGCCGCACATCCAGGTCGCCGAGCTCGGCCCCGCGGTGGACCTCTTCGCGGAGGTCGGCCTGGTCGCCAGCAAGTCCGCGGCGCGCCGCACGGTCAAGGAGGGCGGTGCCTACGTGAACAACACGAAGGTCACCGCCGAGGACGCGGTCCCCGCCCAGGAGGACCTGCTGCACGGGCGCTGGCTGGTACTGCGCCGCGGCAAGAAGAACCTGGCCGCGGTGGAGGTCACGGGCGCCTGA
- a CDS encoding GlsB/YeaQ/YmgE family stress response membrane protein: protein MGWLWAIIVGFVLGLLAKAILPGKQHSPLWLTTIFGIIGAIVGNAIAGWLGIAETRGIDWGRHALQLVAAIVIVFLGDMVYMSLRGNRQRA from the coding sequence ATGGGCTGGTTGTGGGCGATCATCGTGGGCTTCGTGCTCGGCCTGCTGGCCAAGGCGATCCTGCCGGGCAAACAGCACAGCCCGCTCTGGCTGACCACCATCTTCGGCATCATCGGCGCGATCGTCGGCAACGCCATCGCGGGCTGGCTCGGCATCGCCGAGACCAGGGGCATCGACTGGGGCCGGCACGCGCTGCAACTGGTGGCCGCCATCGTCATCGTCTTCCTGGGCGACATGGTCTACATGTCGCTGCGCGGCAACAGGCAGCGGGCCTGA
- a CDS encoding DUF3099 domain-containing protein, with protein MLRKQSGGQVFRITGARQGLDEDVRGRQRRYIISMSVRTLSVILAATLWNVERHVALVALVLGILLPYVAVVIANAGRENAPSLPSTFVTLPGPAMISPPRPDAFAKPVPEDVAADAGTGPGAARASAQDSESPLA; from the coding sequence ATGCTGCGGAAGCAGAGCGGCGGTCAGGTCTTCCGGATCACCGGGGCCAGGCAGGGACTCGACGAGGACGTCCGTGGCAGACAGCGCCGTTACATCATCTCGATGTCCGTCCGCACGCTCTCCGTGATCCTCGCCGCCACCCTCTGGAACGTCGAGCGGCACGTCGCGCTCGTGGCGCTGGTGCTCGGGATCCTGCTCCCCTATGTCGCGGTGGTGATCGCCAACGCCGGCCGCGAGAACGCGCCGTCGCTGCCCTCCACCTTCGTCACCCTTCCCGGCCCCGCGATGATCTCCCCGCCCCGGCCGGACGCCTTCGCGAAGCCGGTCCCGGAGGATGTGGCCGCCGACGCCGGGACGGGACCGGGGGCCGCCCGCGCGAGCGCGCAGGACTCCGAATCGCCACTCGCCTGA
- the moaA gene encoding GTP 3',8-cyclase MoaA: MLIDTYGRVATDLRVSLTDKCNLRCTYCMPEEGLQWLSKPDLLTDDEIVRLIGIAVTRLGITEVRFTGGEPLLRPGLVGIVERAAALAPRPRMSLTTNGIGLRRTAAALKAAGLDRVNVSLDTLRPEVFKTLTRRDRHHDVVAGLEAAHDAGLTPVKVNTVLMPGLNEDEAPDLLAWAVAHDYELRFIEQMPLDAQHGWKREGMVTAGDILDSLRTRFTLTEEGAGERGSAPAERWLVDGGPHRVGVIASVTRPFCAACDRTRLTADGQIRTCLFATEETDLRAALRSEAPDEEIARIWRLAMWGKKAGSGLDDPSFLQPERPMSAIGG, from the coding sequence ATGCTCATCGACACCTACGGCCGAGTAGCCACCGACCTGCGCGTCTCCCTGACGGACAAGTGCAATCTGAGGTGCACGTACTGCATGCCCGAAGAGGGACTGCAGTGGCTGTCCAAGCCCGATCTGCTGACGGACGACGAGATCGTCCGCCTCATCGGGATCGCCGTCACCCGTCTCGGTATCACCGAGGTCCGCTTCACCGGCGGTGAGCCCCTGCTGCGCCCCGGTCTGGTGGGCATAGTGGAGCGGGCCGCCGCCCTCGCACCCCGCCCGCGGATGTCCCTGACCACCAACGGCATCGGCCTCCGGCGCACCGCCGCCGCCCTGAAGGCGGCGGGACTGGACCGGGTGAACGTGTCACTGGACACGCTGCGCCCGGAGGTCTTCAAGACCCTCACCCGCCGGGACCGTCACCACGACGTCGTCGCGGGCCTCGAAGCCGCCCACGACGCGGGCCTGACCCCGGTCAAGGTCAACACGGTCCTGATGCCGGGCCTGAACGAGGACGAGGCCCCGGACCTGCTCGCCTGGGCCGTCGCGCACGACTACGAACTGCGTTTCATCGAGCAGATGCCCCTCGACGCCCAGCACGGCTGGAAGCGCGAGGGCATGGTCACCGCCGGCGACATCCTCGACTCGCTGCGTACGCGCTTCACGCTCACCGAGGAGGGCGCCGGCGAGCGCGGTTCGGCCCCGGCCGAGCGCTGGCTCGTCGACGGCGGCCCGCACCGTGTGGGTGTGATCGCCTCCGTCACCCGCCCGTTCTGCGCGGCCTGCGACCGTACGCGTCTCACGGCCGACGGCCAGATACGCACGTGTCTGTTCGCCACCGAGGAGACCGACCTGCGCGCCGCGCTGCGCTCGGAGGCTCCCGACGAGGAGATCGCCCGCATCTGGCGCCTGGCGATGTGGGGCAAGAAGGCGGGCTCGGGGCTGGACGATCCGTCATTCCTTCAGCCGGAGCGTCCGATGTCGGCGATCGGCGGCTGA
- a CDS encoding cation acetate symporter: MSSVPTLIAAGEASQHRPLIITLFSVFVAATLVITVWAGRQTKDAADFYAGGRQFTGFQNGLAVSGDYMSAASFLGIAGAIALFGYDGFLYSIGFLVAWLVALLLVAEPLRNSGRYTMGDVLAYRMRQRPVRTAAGTSTIVVSIFYLLAQMAGAGVLVSLLLGITSDGGKVAIVALVGVLMIVYVTIGGMKGTTWVQMIKAVLLIIGALLLTFLVLLKFNFNISDLLGKAADNSGKGAPFLEPGLKYGATSTTKLDFLSLGMALVLGTAGLPHILIRFYTVPTAKTARKSVNWAIGLIGAFYLMTLALGFGAAALIKPDEIIASNKAGNTAAPLLALHLGGVDSDWGAILLASISAVAFATILAVVAGLTLASSSSFAHDIYANVIKKGKADEKDEIRAARYATVGIGAVSILLGALARDLNVAGLVALAFAVAASANLPTILFSLFWKRFTTPGALWSIYGGLVTAVGLVLFSPVVSGKPTSMFPDVDFHWFPLENPGIISIPVGFLLGWLGTLLSKEEPDAGKYAELEVRSLTGTGAH; encoded by the coding sequence ATGAGCTCCGTACCGACCCTGATCGCAGCCGGTGAAGCAAGTCAGCACCGGCCGCTGATCATCACCCTGTTCTCGGTGTTCGTCGCCGCGACCCTCGTCATCACCGTCTGGGCGGGCCGCCAGACCAAGGACGCCGCCGACTTCTACGCGGGCGGCCGCCAGTTCACCGGATTCCAGAACGGACTGGCCGTCTCCGGCGACTACATGTCCGCGGCCTCGTTCCTCGGCATCGCCGGCGCCATCGCCCTCTTCGGCTACGACGGCTTCCTGTACTCCATCGGCTTCCTCGTCGCCTGGCTGGTGGCCCTGCTCCTGGTCGCCGAACCGCTGCGCAACTCCGGCCGCTACACCATGGGCGACGTCCTGGCGTACCGCATGCGCCAGCGCCCGGTACGCACCGCCGCCGGCACCTCCACGATCGTCGTGTCGATCTTCTACCTGCTGGCCCAGATGGCCGGCGCGGGCGTCCTGGTCTCGCTGCTCCTCGGCATCACCAGCGACGGCGGCAAGGTCGCCATCGTCGCCCTCGTCGGCGTCCTGATGATCGTGTACGTGACCATCGGCGGCATGAAGGGCACCACCTGGGTGCAGATGATCAAGGCCGTCCTGCTGATCATCGGCGCGCTGCTGCTCACCTTCCTGGTCCTGCTGAAGTTCAACTTCAACATCTCCGACCTGCTCGGCAAGGCGGCGGACAACAGCGGCAAGGGCGCGCCCTTCCTGGAGCCCGGCCTGAAGTACGGGGCCACCTCCACGACCAAGCTGGACTTCCTCTCCCTCGGCATGGCCCTGGTCCTGGGCACCGCCGGACTTCCGCACATCCTGATCCGCTTCTACACCGTGCCCACGGCGAAGACCGCGCGGAAGTCCGTGAACTGGGCGATCGGCCTCATCGGTGCCTTCTACCTGATGACCCTCGCCCTCGGCTTCGGCGCCGCCGCGCTGATCAAACCCGACGAGATCATCGCCTCCAACAAGGCGGGCAACACGGCCGCGCCCCTGCTGGCTCTGCACCTGGGAGGCGTCGACTCCGACTGGGGCGCCATCCTGCTCGCCTCCATCTCCGCCGTCGCCTTCGCAACGATCCTCGCGGTCGTCGCGGGCCTGACGCTGGCCTCCTCCTCGTCGTTCGCGCACGACATCTACGCGAACGTCATCAAGAAGGGGAAGGCCGACGAGAAGGACGAGATCAGGGCGGCCCGGTACGCGACGGTCGGCATCGGCGCCGTGTCCATCCTCCTGGGCGCCCTCGCCCGTGACCTCAACGTCGCCGGCCTGGTCGCCCTCGCCTTCGCGGTCGCCGCGTCCGCCAACCTGCCGACGATCCTCTTCAGCCTCTTCTGGAAGCGGTTCACCACCCCGGGCGCCCTCTGGTCGATCTACGGCGGTCTGGTCACCGCGGTCGGCCTGGTGCTGTTCTCGCCCGTCGTCTCCGGCAAACCCACCTCGATGTTCCCGGACGTCGACTTCCACTGGTTCCCGCTGGAGAACCCCGGCATCATCTCGATCCCGGTCGGCTTCCTGCTGGGCTGGCTGGGCACCCTGCTGTCCAAGGAGGAGCCCGACGCCGGCAAGTACGCCGAGCTGGAGGTCCGCTCCCTGACGGGCACCGGAGCGCACTGA
- a CDS encoding DUF485 domain-containing protein, producing MATDAPPPSKADPGLPSTEEFTEVQQSAEFAELRRSHRSFAFPVTVGFIAWYLLYVLLSNYAGDFMGTKVAGNVNVALVLGLAQFLTTFLIAWWYSRHAAAQLDPKAEAIKSRMEGGA from the coding sequence GTGGCTACCGACGCACCGCCCCCCTCGAAGGCCGATCCAGGACTGCCCTCGACCGAGGAGTTCACGGAGGTGCAGCAGAGCGCCGAGTTCGCCGAACTGCGCCGCTCGCACCGCTCCTTCGCCTTCCCCGTGACCGTCGGCTTCATCGCCTGGTACCTGCTGTACGTCCTGCTCTCGAACTACGCGGGCGACTTCATGGGCACCAAGGTGGCCGGCAACGTCAACGTCGCCCTGGTCCTCGGGCTCGCCCAGTTCCTCACCACGTTCCTCATCGCCTGGTGGTACTCGCGGCACGCCGCCGCGCAGCTCGACCCCAAGGCCGAGGCGATCAAGTCCCGGATGGAGGGCGGCGCATGA
- a CDS encoding S8 family serine peptidase, producing MAHLRSRRRLALAVPVVLSLTASLGFLPGAASAAPLTASTATRADGPALAYVVNTRTDHHTIASVKRAIAAAGGSVVIAYEQIGVIVVHSADPDFGSRIRAVRGVQSAGATRTAPLAAAGTTDEGAAKVLSAAEAAKVSRSAAAGQEPLEADQWDLRAIGADRAAKKDPGSKKVTVAVIDVGVDDTHPDIAPNFSASQSANCVGGKPDTTYGAWRPVDADHYHGTHVAGEIAAARNGVGVAGVAPGVKVSGITVAEPDSTQLFYPESVVCAFVFAADHGVEITNNSYYVDPWLYNCMDDPDQRAIVDAVDRAQLYAQRKGTLNVAAAGNSNDDLDADALSDASSPDDSTPVPRTVDPHKCFDVPTQLPGVVTVSSTGVTGAKSYFSSYGKGVIDVAAPGGDRFQIPDTPSKDGRILSTLPNNQYGWLQGTSMATPHVAGVAALLKSKYPWAGPATLQRLLKAEADNPGCPAGPYDGNGDGVVDATCVGNKHLNGFYGAGIVNALRAVR from the coding sequence ATGGCTCATCTGCGATCCAGACGCCGGCTCGCCCTCGCGGTCCCGGTCGTCCTGTCGCTCACCGCCTCGCTCGGCTTCCTGCCGGGCGCCGCGTCGGCCGCACCACTCACCGCGTCCACCGCCACCCGCGCGGACGGCCCCGCTCTGGCGTACGTGGTCAACACCAGGACGGACCACCACACGATCGCGTCGGTGAAGAGGGCGATCGCCGCGGCCGGCGGCAGTGTCGTCATCGCCTACGAGCAGATCGGCGTGATCGTCGTCCACTCCGCCGACCCCGACTTCGGCAGCCGGATCCGCGCCGTGCGCGGGGTGCAGTCGGCCGGTGCGACACGGACGGCGCCGCTGGCGGCCGCGGGGACCACGGACGAGGGCGCGGCGAAGGTGCTGTCGGCCGCGGAGGCGGCCAAGGTCTCCCGGAGCGCCGCGGCGGGCCAGGAGCCCCTGGAGGCCGACCAGTGGGACCTGCGCGCGATAGGCGCCGACAGGGCGGCGAAGAAGGACCCGGGCAGCAAGAAGGTGACGGTGGCCGTGATCGACGTGGGTGTCGACGACACCCACCCGGACATCGCCCCGAACTTCTCCGCCTCTCAGTCCGCGAACTGTGTGGGCGGCAAGCCGGACACCACGTACGGCGCCTGGCGCCCGGTGGACGCCGACCACTACCACGGCACGCATGTCGCGGGTGAGATCGCCGCCGCCCGCAACGGCGTCGGTGTCGCGGGCGTGGCGCCGGGTGTGAAGGTCTCGGGCATCACGGTGGCCGAGCCGGACTCCACCCAGCTGTTCTACCCGGAGAGCGTCGTCTGCGCCTTCGTGTTCGCCGCCGACCACGGCGTGGAGATCACCAACAACAGCTACTACGTGGACCCGTGGCTCTACAACTGCATGGACGACCCCGACCAGCGGGCGATCGTCGACGCGGTCGACCGGGCCCAGCTGTACGCCCAGCGGAAGGGCACGCTCAACGTCGCCGCGGCGGGCAACTCCAACGACGACCTCGACGCGGACGCGCTCTCGGACGCGTCCAGCCCCGACGACTCGACGCCCGTCCCCCGCACCGTCGACCCCCACAAGTGCTTCGACGTGCCGACCCAGTTGCCGGGCGTCGTCACGGTGAGTTCGACCGGTGTCACCGGAGCCAAGTCGTACTTCTCCAGCTACGGCAAGGGTGTCATCGACGTCGCGGCGCCCGGCGGTGACCGGTTCCAGATCCCGGACACACCGTCGAAGGACGGCCGCATCCTGTCCACGCTGCCGAACAACCAGTACGGCTGGCTGCAGGGCACCTCGATGGCGACACCGCACGTCGCGGGCGTGGCGGCGCTGCTGAAGTCCAAGTACCCCTGGGCCGGACCGGCCACGCTCCAGAGGCTCCTGAAGGCCGAGGCGGACAACCCCGGTTGCCCGGCCGGCCCGTACGACGGGAACGGCGACGGCGTCGTCGACGCCACCTGCGTCGGCAACAAGCACCTGAACGGGTTCTACGGAGCCGGGATCGTCAACGCGCTGCGAGCGGTCAGGTAA
- a CDS encoding CoA transferase: MTRSAAGTEFVWAALGGDPALLSRLSTVVRPGALDARLPVRELARACVGACALAGAELTAVRTGGNVPGVLVDDGAVATAFVSERHLLVDGRAPVNFAPLSRFWRTADGWVRTHANYPHHRTRLLESLRLDADASVETVAACLGERSAAEVEDTVYAAGGLAVALRTPAEWAAHEQGAAVARHPLLSRESVAETDRSAPSAPARLSGDPLRPAAGVRVLDLTRVIAGPVATRTLALLGADVLRVDTPWLPEDPDAHADTGFGKRSTKLDLGGRADRRTFEDLLAGADVVVTGYRPGALDRFALTPEALAARRPGLVVAQLSAWGRYGPWSGRRGFDSLVQVATGIAAIEGSAERPGALPAQALDHGTGYLLAAAVLRSLTERSREGGTRLVRLALARTAGWLVDGLGRPDEERSEASYDPEPWLAETDSDLGRLKYARTPVSFTGGPADWARPPGRWGTDAARWA; the protein is encoded by the coding sequence ATGACGCGATCGGCTGCTGGTACGGAGTTCGTGTGGGCGGCGCTGGGCGGAGACCCGGCGCTGCTGTCCCGGCTGTCGACGGTCGTCCGGCCGGGAGCCCTCGACGCCCGCCTGCCCGTACGGGAGTTGGCGCGGGCGTGCGTGGGGGCGTGCGCGCTCGCGGGCGCCGAGCTGACCGCCGTCCGCACCGGAGGGAACGTTCCCGGGGTGCTGGTCGACGACGGGGCCGTCGCCACCGCGTTCGTCAGCGAACGGCATCTGCTCGTCGACGGACGGGCTCCCGTGAACTTCGCGCCGCTGTCCCGGTTCTGGCGGACCGCCGACGGCTGGGTGCGCACGCACGCCAACTATCCCCACCACCGGACGCGGCTGCTGGAGTCGCTGAGGCTGGACGCGGACGCGTCCGTGGAGACGGTCGCCGCCTGCCTCGGCGAGCGATCCGCCGCGGAGGTGGAGGACACCGTGTACGCGGCCGGGGGCCTGGCCGTCGCCCTGCGTACGCCCGCGGAGTGGGCGGCGCACGAACAGGGGGCGGCCGTCGCGCGCCACCCCCTGCTGAGCCGGGAGTCCGTCGCCGAGACGGACCGGTCGGCGCCGAGCGCACCGGCGCGGCTCTCCGGTGATCCGCTGCGGCCCGCGGCCGGCGTGCGGGTGCTGGACCTCACCCGGGTCATCGCCGGCCCGGTCGCCACCCGCACCCTCGCCCTGCTGGGCGCCGACGTCCTGCGCGTGGACACGCCATGGCTGCCCGAGGACCCCGACGCGCACGCCGACACCGGCTTCGGGAAACGTTCCACCAAGCTCGACCTGGGCGGGCGCGCGGACCGCCGTACCTTCGAGGACCTGCTCGCCGGGGCCGACGTCGTGGTCACCGGGTACCGGCCCGGCGCCCTCGACCGCTTCGCGCTCACACCGGAGGCACTGGCCGCGCGGCGGCCCGGCCTGGTGGTCGCGCAGTTGTCGGCGTGGGGCCGGTACGGGCCGTGGTCCGGGCGGCGGGGCTTCGACAGTCTGGTGCAGGTCGCCACCGGGATCGCGGCGATCGAGGGGTCCGCCGAGCGGCCGGGTGCGCTGCCCGCGCAGGCCCTCGACCACGGCACGGGGTATCTGCTGGCCGCCGCGGTGCTCCGGTCGCTCACCGAACGGTCCCGGGAGGGCGGGACACGGCTCGTCCGGCTGGCGCTCGCCCGGACGGCCGGGTGGCTGGTCGACGGGCTCGGGCGCCCGGACGAGGAGCGCTCGGAGGCCTCGTACGACCCGGAACCCTGGCTCGCCGAGACCGACAGTGACCTGGGCCGGCTCAAGTACGCCAGGACACCCGTCTCCTTCACCGGCGGGCCGGCCGACTGGGCGCGCCCACCCGGGCGCTGGGGGACGGACGCGGCCCGGTGGGCCTGA
- a CDS encoding CopD family protein: protein MTSPRPTAEAAGTSGPARRPAAGPAVALLVLVALAALIPLLGPRPALDGTGEAAAPGVGGIALLRTVLFAALCVPAGELFAARPARRVPGAPSRVTPRSWAPYAAAAGFVAAPGLASVVATGNLLPHHLSDMDVGGLYRTRDGKLALLAVNAFAVAGLCALSRRPAAQVRPLATVAEALRSHPPAEQHPLIGSGPTLVHVTCAALWAGGLPHVLRMLRAWGAAEAGAALLGRYARVAAVLFAVITATAAGSTLRRMPSGTVLDQLTSTSYGRALPAKLLLVAAVAVLALLARLRLRRPADRLGAGVPTQVAGSLRTVSSRW from the coding sequence GTGACCTCGCCACGACCGACGGCCGAGGCGGCGGGCACGAGTGGTCCCGCGCGGCGCCCCGCGGCCGGACCGGCCGTCGCCCTGCTCGTCCTGGTGGCCCTGGCCGCCCTGATCCCGCTGCTCGGCCCGCGCCCCGCGCTGGACGGCACCGGCGAGGCCGCCGCCCCCGGAGTCGGCGGCATCGCCCTGCTGCGTACGGTCCTGTTCGCGGCACTGTGCGTCCCCGCGGGCGAGTTGTTCGCGGCCCGGCCGGCCCGCCGGGTGCCGGGCGCGCCTTCGCGGGTGACGCCGCGCAGTTGGGCACCGTACGCCGCCGCCGCGGGCTTCGTCGCCGCGCCGGGGCTCGCCTCGGTGGTGGCCACCGGCAATCTGCTGCCGCACCACCTCTCCGACATGGACGTCGGCGGCCTCTACCGGACCCGGGACGGCAAGCTCGCGCTCCTGGCGGTCAACGCGTTCGCCGTGGCGGGGCTGTGCGCCCTCTCGCGACGGCCGGCCGCCCAGGTCCGGCCGCTGGCAACGGTCGCGGAGGCGCTGCGCTCCCACCCGCCGGCCGAGCAGCACCCACTGATCGGATCCGGTCCGACCCTCGTGCACGTGACCTGCGCGGCCCTGTGGGCGGGCGGCCTGCCGCACGTCCTGCGGATGCTGCGCGCGTGGGGCGCCGCCGAGGCCGGTGCGGCACTGCTCGGCCGCTACGCGCGCGTGGCCGCCGTCCTGTTCGCGGTGATCACCGCGACGGCCGCGGGGAGCACGCTGCGCCGGATGCCGTCCGGCACGGTCCTGGACCAGCTGACGTCGACGTCGTACGGGCGCGCCCTGCCGGCCAAGCTGCTCCTGGTGGCCGCCGTCGCCGTCCTGGCCCTGCTCGCGCGGCTGCGGCTGCGCCGGCCCGCGGACCGGCTCGGCGCCGGTGTCCCCACGCAGGTCGCCGGCAGTCTTCGGACCGTCAGCAGCCGTTGGTGA
- a CDS encoding zinc-dependent alcohol dehydrogenase family protein — MRATTIHAPYDMRVEDVPEPVVQLPTDAVVRVLRSCICGSDLWAYRGEAARKAGQRIGHEFLGIVEEAGSDVTGVRRGDLVVAPFMWSDGVCDYCREGLTTSCEHGGFWGAVGYDGGQGEAVRVPFADGTLVQLPKEAASDDRLLSALLTLSDVMGTGHHAALGAGARKGATVAVVGDGAVGLCAVLAAKRLGAERIIALGRHEVRTDIARRFGATDVVAERGEAAVEAVRELTRGQGAHAVVEAVGTEQSMRTAVNITRDGGAIGFVGVPHGSGTGLDLGVMFDRNIALRGGVAPVRAYIPELLPDVLDGTIDPSPVFDRTVDLEGVPEGYKAMDERTALKVLVTNGC; from the coding sequence ATGCGCGCCACCACCATCCACGCCCCTTACGACATGCGCGTGGAGGACGTGCCCGAGCCCGTGGTGCAGTTGCCGACCGACGCGGTCGTCCGGGTGCTGCGGTCCTGCATCTGCGGGAGCGACCTGTGGGCCTACCGGGGTGAGGCGGCGCGCAAGGCGGGGCAGCGGATCGGGCACGAGTTCCTCGGCATCGTCGAGGAGGCCGGCTCCGACGTGACCGGGGTGCGGCGCGGGGACCTCGTCGTCGCGCCGTTCATGTGGTCCGACGGCGTCTGCGACTACTGCCGCGAGGGGCTCACCACCTCGTGCGAGCACGGCGGCTTCTGGGGCGCCGTGGGCTACGACGGCGGGCAGGGCGAGGCCGTGCGGGTCCCCTTCGCCGACGGCACCCTCGTCCAACTGCCCAAGGAGGCGGCCTCGGACGACCGTCTGCTGTCGGCCCTCCTGACGCTGTCCGACGTCATGGGCACCGGCCACCACGCGGCCCTCGGCGCGGGGGCCCGCAAGGGCGCCACCGTCGCGGTCGTCGGGGACGGCGCCGTGGGCCTGTGCGCCGTCCTGGCCGCCAAGCGGCTCGGCGCCGAGCGGATCATCGCACTCGGACGCCATGAGGTGCGTACGGACATCGCGCGCCGTTTCGGCGCCACGGACGTCGTCGCCGAGCGCGGCGAGGCGGCCGTCGAGGCCGTGCGCGAGCTGACCCGGGGACAGGGCGCGCACGCCGTCGTGGAGGCGGTCGGCACCGAGCAGTCCATGCGGACGGCCGTGAACATCACCCGCGACGGCGGCGCCATCGGCTTCGTCGGGGTGCCGCACGGCAGTGGCACGGGCCTGGACCTGGGCGTCATGTTCGACCGGAACATCGCGCTGCGCGGCGGGGTCGCACCGGTGCGCGCGTACATCCCGGAGCTGCTGCCCGACGTCCTCGACGGCACCATCGACCCGTCGCCCGTCTTCGACCGGACCGTCGACCTGGAGGGCGTGCCCGAGGGCTACAAGGCGATGGACGAGCGCACCGCCCTCAAGGTGCTCGTCACCAACGGCTGCTGA
- a CDS encoding lysoplasmalogenase encodes MSTRHARVLLVSFGAAALVDLVSLAAGFTPGHLVAKPLLMPLLAAHTVTRGGPRLLVAALLCGWGGDLLLLSDADPAFLVGMASFAAGHVCYLVLFRRAAALRPATRARGALLTGYALAVTATVILLWPGLPAGLRIPVAGYSLLLTAMAYGATGLGRLAAAGGALFMLSDTLIATGVADWPQLPRPDFWIMSTYAAAQFLLVSGVLSTLGARPAPRAAYGEMRSTTP; translated from the coding sequence GTGAGCACACGGCACGCGCGCGTGCTGCTCGTCTCCTTCGGCGCGGCGGCCCTCGTGGACCTCGTCTCGCTGGCCGCCGGGTTCACACCGGGGCACCTCGTCGCCAAGCCCCTCCTGATGCCGCTGCTCGCCGCCCACACGGTCACCCGCGGCGGACCGCGCCTCCTGGTCGCCGCGCTGCTCTGCGGCTGGGGCGGCGACCTCCTGCTGCTGTCCGACGCCGACCCGGCCTTCCTGGTGGGGATGGCCTCCTTCGCGGCCGGACACGTCTGCTATCTCGTCCTTTTCCGGAGAGCCGCCGCGCTCCGGCCGGCCACCCGCGCGCGGGGAGCACTGCTCACCGGCTACGCCCTCGCCGTGACCGCCACGGTCATCCTGCTCTGGCCCGGCCTGCCCGCGGGTCTGCGGATCCCCGTGGCGGGCTACAGCCTGCTGCTGACCGCGATGGCGTACGGCGCCACCGGACTCGGACGCCTCGCGGCCGCCGGCGGGGCGCTGTTCATGCTCTCGGACACGCTCATCGCCACCGGGGTCGCCGACTGGCCGCAGCTCCCGAGACCGGACTTCTGGATCATGTCGACCTATGCCGCCGCCCAGTTCTTGCTGGTCAGCGGAGTACTGAGCACCCTCGGCGCGCGGCCCGCGCCGCGGGCGGCGTACGGTGAGATGCGCTCAACCACCCCCTGA